Proteins encoded together in one Cervus canadensis isolate Bull #8, Minnesota chromosome 7, ASM1932006v1, whole genome shotgun sequence window:
- the SEMA5B gene encoding semaphorin-5B isoform X2 yields MVFPGPLAVTLLVVHLASSQDVAGEASGEQQLCSLREHPIVAFADLKPWVSNFTYPGAQDFSQLALDPSRNQLIVGARNYLFRLSLANVSLLQATEWASNEDTRRSCQSKGKTEEECQNYVRVLIVTGRKVFMCGTNAFSPVCSSRQVGNLSRTVEKINGVARCPYDPRHNSTAVISSQGELYAATVIDFSGRDPAIYRSLGSRPPLRTAQYNSKWLNEPNFVAAYDIGLFAYFFLRENAVEHDCGRTVYSRVARVCKNDVGGRFLLEDTWTTFMKARLNCSRPGEVPFYYNELQSAFHLPEQDLIYGVFTTNVNSIAASAVCAFNLTAISQAFSGPFRYQENPRAAWLPIANPIPNFQCGTLPEVGPNENLTERSLQDAQRLFLMSEAVQPVTPEPCVTQDSVRFSHLVVDLVQAKDTLYHVLYIGTESGTILKALSTTSRSLRGCYLEELHVLPPGRREPLRSLRIVHSARALFVGLSDGVLRVPLERCAAYRSQGACLGARDPYCGWDGKQQRCSTLEDSSNMSLWTQNITACPVRNVTRDGGFGPWSPWQPCEHLDGDNSGSCLCRSRACDSPRPRCGGLDCLGPAIHIANCSRNGAWTPWSSWALCSTSCGIGFQVRQRSCSNPAPRHGGRICVGKSREERFCNENTPCPVPIFWASWGSWSKCSSNCGGGVQSRRRTCENGNSCPGCGVEFKTCNPEACPEVRRNTPWTPWLPVNVTQGGARQEQRFRFTCRAPLPDPHGLQFGRRRMETRTCPADGSGACDTDALVEELLRSGGASPLTVSGGWAAWGPWSSCSRDCELGFRVRKRTCTNPEPRNGGLPCVGDAAEYQDCNPHACPVRGAWSCWTAWSPCSASCGGGHYQRTRSCTSPAPSPGEDICLGLHTEEALCSTQPCPEGWSPWSEWSACAEDGVQSRDRHCEELVPGPSACAGNSSQSRPCPYSEIPVILPASSVDETTSCGGISCFLGSGLLTLAVYLSCQHCQHQSQESTLVHPATPNHLHYKGGGTPKNEKYTPMEFKTLNKNNLIPDDRANFYPLQQTNVYTTTYYPSPLNKHSFRPEASPGQRCFPNS; encoded by the exons gccacagagtgGGCCTCCAATGAGGACACGCGCCGCTCCTGCCAAAGCAAAGGGAAGACCGAG GAGGAATGTCAGAACTACGTGCGAGTCCTGATTGTCACTGGCCGGAAAGTGTTCATGTGTGGGACCAATGCCTTTTCTCCAGTGTGCTCCAGCAGACAG GTGGGGAACCTCAGCCGGACAGTGGAGAAGATCAACGGTGTGGCCCGCTGCCCCTATGACCCGCGCCACAACTCCACGGCCGTCATCTCCTCCCAGGGGGAGCTCTATGCTGCCACGGTCATTGACTTCTCAGGTCGGGACCCCGCTATCTATCGCAGCCTGGGCAGCCGGCCACCACTTCGCACCGCCCAGTATAACTCCAAGTGGCTTAATG AGCCAAACTTTGTTGCAGCCTATGATATCGGGCTATTTGCATACTTCTTCCTGCGGGAGAACGCTGTGGAGCACGACTGTGGACGCACTGTATACTCTCGTGTGGCCCGCGTGTGCAAGAACGATGTGGGGGGCCGCTTCCTGCTGGAGGACACTTGGACCACGTTCATGAAGGCCCGGCTCAATTGCTCCCGCCCGGGCGAGGTCCCCTTCTACTACAACGAGCTGCAGAGTGCCTTCCACCTGCCCGAGCAGGACCTCATCTACGGGGTCTTCACCACCAACGT AAACAGCATCGCCGCGTCTGCTGTCTGCGCCTTCAATCTCACTGCCATCTCTCAGGCTTTCAGTGGCCCGTTTCGCTACCAGGAGAACCCCAGGGCCGCCTGGCTCCCCATCGCCAACCCCATCCCCAATTTCCAG TGCGGCACCCTGCCGGAGGTGGGCCCCAACGAGAACCTGACGGAGCGCAGCCTGCAGGACGCACAGCGCCTGTTCCTGATGAGCGAGGCCGTGCAGCCGGTGACACCCGAGCCTTGCGTCACCCAAGACAGCGTGCGCTTCTCACACCTCGTGGTGGACCTCGTGCAGGCCAAGGACACGCTCTACCACGTGCTCTACATCGGCACGG AGTCGGGCACCATCCTGAAGGCGCTGTCCACGACGAGCCGCAGCCTCCGCGGTTGCTACCTAGAGGAGCTGCACGTGCTGCCCCCTGGGCGCCGGGAGCCACTGCGCAGCCTGCGCATCGTGCACAGCGCCCGCGCGCTCTTCGTGGGGCTGAGCGATGGCGTGCTGCGAGTCCCGCTGGAGAGGTGCGCCGCCTACCGCAGTCAGGG GGCCTGCCTGGGGGCACGGGACCCGTACTGCGGCTGGGATGGAAAGCAGCAACGTTGCAGCACTCTCGAGGACAGCTCCAACATGAGCCTCTGGACCCAGAACATCACAGCATGTCCT GTGCGAAATGTGACTCGGGATGGGGGCTTCGGCCCATGGTCACCATGGCAACCATGTGAGCACTTGGATGGGGACAACTCAGGCTCTTGCTTGTGTCGGTCCCGAGCCTGTGACTCCCCTCGACCCCGCTGTGGGGGCCTCGACTGCCTGGGGCCAGCCATTCACATTGCCAACTGCTCCAG GAACGGGGCGTGGACACCCTGGTCGTCTTGGGCCCTGTGCAGCACCTCCTGTGGGATCGGATTCCAGGTCCGCCAGCGAAGCTGCAGCAACCCTGCGCCGCGCCACGGGGGCCGCATCTGCGTGGGCAAGAGCCGGGAGGAGCG GTTCTGTAACGAAAACACGCCTTGCCCGGTGCCCATCTTCTGGGCATCCTGGGGCTCCTGGAGCAAGTGCAGCAGCAACTGTGGGGGCGGCGTGCAGTCGCGCCGCCGGACCTGTGAGAACGGCAACTCCTGCCCGGGCTGCGGCGTG GAGTTCAAGACGTGCAACCCCGAGGCCTGCCCCGAAGTGCGGCGCAACACGCCGTGGACGCCGTGGCTGCCGGTGAACGTGACGCAGGGCGGGGCGCGGCAGGAGCAGCGCTTCCGCTTCACTTGCCGCGCGCCGCTGCCAGACCCCCACGGGCTGCAGTTTGGCCGGAGGAGGATGGAAACCCGAACCTGCCCGGCGGACGGCTCTGGAGCCTGCGACACTGATG CGCTGGTGGAGGAGCTCCTGCGCAGCGGGGGCGCCTCCCCGCTCACGGTGAGCGGGGGCTGGGCTGCTTGGGGCCCATGGTCCTCCTGCTCCCGGGACTGTGAGCTGGGTTTCCGCGTCCGCAAGAGAACATGCACGAACCCCGAGCCCCGCAACGGGGGCCTGCCCTGCGTGGGTGACGCCGCCGAGTATCAGGACTGCAACCCGCACGCTTGTCCAG TGCGGGGTGCCTGGTCTTGCTGGACCGCTTGGTCCCCATGCTCAGCCTCCTGCGGTGGCGGCCACTACCAACGCACCCGTTCCTGCACCAGCCCCGCGCCTTCCCCCGGCGAGGACATTTGTCTCGGGCTGCACACGGAGGAGGCGCTGTGTTCCACGCAGCCCTGCCCAG AAGGCTGGTCACCGTGGTCTGAGTGGAGTGCATGCGCTGAGGATGGAGTACAGAGCCGTGACAGACACTGTGAGGAGCTGGTCCCTGGGCCCAGCGCTTGTGCTGGAAACAGCAGCCAGAGCCGCCCCTGCCCTTACAGCGAGATTCCCG TGATCCTGCCTGCCTCCAGTGTGGATGAGACCACCAGCTGTGGAG GTATCTCATGCTTCCTGGGCTCTGGGCTGCTGACCTTGGCGGTGTACCTGTCCTGCCAGCATTGCCAGCACCAGTCCCAGGAGTCCACGCTCGTCCATCCCGCCACCCCCAACCACCTGCACTACAAGGGTGGGGGCACCCCCAAGAATGAGAAGTACACACCCATGGAATTCAAG acCCTGAACAAGAATAACCTGATCCCTGATGACAGAGCCAACTTCTACCCGTTGCAGCAGACCAACGTGTACACGACCACCTACTACCCAAGCCCACTGAACAAACACAGCTTCCGGCCTGAGGCCTCACCTGGACAACGGTGCTTCCCCAACAGCTGA
- the SEMA5B gene encoding semaphorin-5B isoform X1 yields MVFPGPLAVTLLVVHLASSQDVAGEASGEQQLCSLREHPIVAFADLKPWVSNFTYPGAQDFSQLALDPSRNQLIVGARNYLFRLSLANVSLLQATEWASNEDTRRSCQSKGKTEEECQNYVRVLIVTGRKVFMCGTNAFSPVCSSRQVGNLSRTVEKINGVARCPYDPRHNSTAVISSQGELYAATVIDFSGRDPAIYRSLGSRPPLRTAQYNSKWLNEPNFVAAYDIGLFAYFFLRENAVEHDCGRTVYSRVARVCKNDVGGRFLLEDTWTTFMKARLNCSRPGEVPFYYNELQSAFHLPEQDLIYGVFTTNVNSIAASAVCAFNLTAISQAFSGPFRYQENPRAAWLPIANPIPNFQCGTLPEVGPNENLTERSLQDAQRLFLMSEAVQPVTPEPCVTQDSVRFSHLVVDLVQAKDTLYHVLYIGTESGTILKALSTTSRSLRGCYLEELHVLPPGRREPLRSLRIVHSARALFVGLSDGVLRVPLERCAAYRSQGACLGARDPYCGWDGKQQRCSTLEDSSNMSLWTQNITACPVRNVTRDGGFGPWSPWQPCEHLDGDNSGSCLCRSRACDSPRPRCGGLDCLGPAIHIANCSRNGAWTPWSSWALCSTSCGIGFQVRQRSCSNPAPRHGGRICVGKSREERFCNENTPCPVPIFWASWGSWSKCSSNCGGGVQSRRRTCENGNSCPGCGVEFKTCNPEACPEVRRNTPWTPWLPVNVTQGGARQEQRFRFTCRAPLPDPHGLQFGRRRMETRTCPADGSGACDTDALVEELLRSGGASPLTVSGGWAAWGPWSSCSRDCELGFRVRKRTCTNPEPRNGGLPCVGDAAEYQDCNPHACPVRGAWSCWTAWSPCSASCGGGHYQRTRSCTSPAPSPGEDICLGLHTEEALCSTQPCPEGWSPWSEWSACAEDGVQSRDRHCEELVPGPSACAGNSSQSRPCPYSEIPVILPASSVDETTSCGGFSLIHLVATGISCFLGSGLLTLAVYLSCQHCQHQSQESTLVHPATPNHLHYKGGGTPKNEKYTPMEFKTLNKNNLIPDDRANFYPLQQTNVYTTTYYPSPLNKHSFRPEASPGQRCFPNS; encoded by the exons gccacagagtgGGCCTCCAATGAGGACACGCGCCGCTCCTGCCAAAGCAAAGGGAAGACCGAG GAGGAATGTCAGAACTACGTGCGAGTCCTGATTGTCACTGGCCGGAAAGTGTTCATGTGTGGGACCAATGCCTTTTCTCCAGTGTGCTCCAGCAGACAG GTGGGGAACCTCAGCCGGACAGTGGAGAAGATCAACGGTGTGGCCCGCTGCCCCTATGACCCGCGCCACAACTCCACGGCCGTCATCTCCTCCCAGGGGGAGCTCTATGCTGCCACGGTCATTGACTTCTCAGGTCGGGACCCCGCTATCTATCGCAGCCTGGGCAGCCGGCCACCACTTCGCACCGCCCAGTATAACTCCAAGTGGCTTAATG AGCCAAACTTTGTTGCAGCCTATGATATCGGGCTATTTGCATACTTCTTCCTGCGGGAGAACGCTGTGGAGCACGACTGTGGACGCACTGTATACTCTCGTGTGGCCCGCGTGTGCAAGAACGATGTGGGGGGCCGCTTCCTGCTGGAGGACACTTGGACCACGTTCATGAAGGCCCGGCTCAATTGCTCCCGCCCGGGCGAGGTCCCCTTCTACTACAACGAGCTGCAGAGTGCCTTCCACCTGCCCGAGCAGGACCTCATCTACGGGGTCTTCACCACCAACGT AAACAGCATCGCCGCGTCTGCTGTCTGCGCCTTCAATCTCACTGCCATCTCTCAGGCTTTCAGTGGCCCGTTTCGCTACCAGGAGAACCCCAGGGCCGCCTGGCTCCCCATCGCCAACCCCATCCCCAATTTCCAG TGCGGCACCCTGCCGGAGGTGGGCCCCAACGAGAACCTGACGGAGCGCAGCCTGCAGGACGCACAGCGCCTGTTCCTGATGAGCGAGGCCGTGCAGCCGGTGACACCCGAGCCTTGCGTCACCCAAGACAGCGTGCGCTTCTCACACCTCGTGGTGGACCTCGTGCAGGCCAAGGACACGCTCTACCACGTGCTCTACATCGGCACGG AGTCGGGCACCATCCTGAAGGCGCTGTCCACGACGAGCCGCAGCCTCCGCGGTTGCTACCTAGAGGAGCTGCACGTGCTGCCCCCTGGGCGCCGGGAGCCACTGCGCAGCCTGCGCATCGTGCACAGCGCCCGCGCGCTCTTCGTGGGGCTGAGCGATGGCGTGCTGCGAGTCCCGCTGGAGAGGTGCGCCGCCTACCGCAGTCAGGG GGCCTGCCTGGGGGCACGGGACCCGTACTGCGGCTGGGATGGAAAGCAGCAACGTTGCAGCACTCTCGAGGACAGCTCCAACATGAGCCTCTGGACCCAGAACATCACAGCATGTCCT GTGCGAAATGTGACTCGGGATGGGGGCTTCGGCCCATGGTCACCATGGCAACCATGTGAGCACTTGGATGGGGACAACTCAGGCTCTTGCTTGTGTCGGTCCCGAGCCTGTGACTCCCCTCGACCCCGCTGTGGGGGCCTCGACTGCCTGGGGCCAGCCATTCACATTGCCAACTGCTCCAG GAACGGGGCGTGGACACCCTGGTCGTCTTGGGCCCTGTGCAGCACCTCCTGTGGGATCGGATTCCAGGTCCGCCAGCGAAGCTGCAGCAACCCTGCGCCGCGCCACGGGGGCCGCATCTGCGTGGGCAAGAGCCGGGAGGAGCG GTTCTGTAACGAAAACACGCCTTGCCCGGTGCCCATCTTCTGGGCATCCTGGGGCTCCTGGAGCAAGTGCAGCAGCAACTGTGGGGGCGGCGTGCAGTCGCGCCGCCGGACCTGTGAGAACGGCAACTCCTGCCCGGGCTGCGGCGTG GAGTTCAAGACGTGCAACCCCGAGGCCTGCCCCGAAGTGCGGCGCAACACGCCGTGGACGCCGTGGCTGCCGGTGAACGTGACGCAGGGCGGGGCGCGGCAGGAGCAGCGCTTCCGCTTCACTTGCCGCGCGCCGCTGCCAGACCCCCACGGGCTGCAGTTTGGCCGGAGGAGGATGGAAACCCGAACCTGCCCGGCGGACGGCTCTGGAGCCTGCGACACTGATG CGCTGGTGGAGGAGCTCCTGCGCAGCGGGGGCGCCTCCCCGCTCACGGTGAGCGGGGGCTGGGCTGCTTGGGGCCCATGGTCCTCCTGCTCCCGGGACTGTGAGCTGGGTTTCCGCGTCCGCAAGAGAACATGCACGAACCCCGAGCCCCGCAACGGGGGCCTGCCCTGCGTGGGTGACGCCGCCGAGTATCAGGACTGCAACCCGCACGCTTGTCCAG TGCGGGGTGCCTGGTCTTGCTGGACCGCTTGGTCCCCATGCTCAGCCTCCTGCGGTGGCGGCCACTACCAACGCACCCGTTCCTGCACCAGCCCCGCGCCTTCCCCCGGCGAGGACATTTGTCTCGGGCTGCACACGGAGGAGGCGCTGTGTTCCACGCAGCCCTGCCCAG AAGGCTGGTCACCGTGGTCTGAGTGGAGTGCATGCGCTGAGGATGGAGTACAGAGCCGTGACAGACACTGTGAGGAGCTGGTCCCTGGGCCCAGCGCTTGTGCTGGAAACAGCAGCCAGAGCCGCCCCTGCCCTTACAGCGAGATTCCCG TGATCCTGCCTGCCTCCAGTGTGGATGAGACCACCAGCTGTGGAG GGTTCAGCCTCATCCACCTGGTGGCCACAGGTATCTCATGCTTCCTGGGCTCTGGGCTGCTGACCTTGGCGGTGTACCTGTCCTGCCAGCATTGCCAGCACCAGTCCCAGGAGTCCACGCTCGTCCATCCCGCCACCCCCAACCACCTGCACTACAAGGGTGGGGGCACCCCCAAGAATGAGAAGTACACACCCATGGAATTCAAG acCCTGAACAAGAATAACCTGATCCCTGATGACAGAGCCAACTTCTACCCGTTGCAGCAGACCAACGTGTACACGACCACCTACTACCCAAGCCCACTGAACAAACACAGCTTCCGGCCTGAGGCCTCACCTGGACAACGGTGCTTCCCCAACAGCTGA
- the SEMA5B gene encoding semaphorin-5B isoform X3 codes for MRNYLFRLSLANVSLLQATEWASNEDTRRSCQSKGKTEEECQNYVRVLIVTGRKVFMCGTNAFSPVCSSRQVGNLSRTVEKINGVARCPYDPRHNSTAVISSQGELYAATVIDFSGRDPAIYRSLGSRPPLRTAQYNSKWLNEPNFVAAYDIGLFAYFFLRENAVEHDCGRTVYSRVARVCKNDVGGRFLLEDTWTTFMKARLNCSRPGEVPFYYNELQSAFHLPEQDLIYGVFTTNVNSIAASAVCAFNLTAISQAFSGPFRYQENPRAAWLPIANPIPNFQCGTLPEVGPNENLTERSLQDAQRLFLMSEAVQPVTPEPCVTQDSVRFSHLVVDLVQAKDTLYHVLYIGTESGTILKALSTTSRSLRGCYLEELHVLPPGRREPLRSLRIVHSARALFVGLSDGVLRVPLERCAAYRSQGACLGARDPYCGWDGKQQRCSTLEDSSNMSLWTQNITACPVRNVTRDGGFGPWSPWQPCEHLDGDNSGSCLCRSRACDSPRPRCGGLDCLGPAIHIANCSRNGAWTPWSSWALCSTSCGIGFQVRQRSCSNPAPRHGGRICVGKSREERFCNENTPCPVPIFWASWGSWSKCSSNCGGGVQSRRRTCENGNSCPGCGVEFKTCNPEACPEVRRNTPWTPWLPVNVTQGGARQEQRFRFTCRAPLPDPHGLQFGRRRMETRTCPADGSGACDTDALVEELLRSGGASPLTVSGGWAAWGPWSSCSRDCELGFRVRKRTCTNPEPRNGGLPCVGDAAEYQDCNPHACPVRGAWSCWTAWSPCSASCGGGHYQRTRSCTSPAPSPGEDICLGLHTEEALCSTQPCPEGWSPWSEWSACAEDGVQSRDRHCEELVPGPSACAGNSSQSRPCPYSEIPVILPASSVDETTSCGGFSLIHLVATGISCFLGSGLLTLAVYLSCQHCQHQSQESTLVHPATPNHLHYKGGGTPKNEKYTPMEFKTLNKNNLIPDDRANFYPLQQTNVYTTTYYPSPLNKHSFRPEASPGQRCFPNS; via the exons gccacagagtgGGCCTCCAATGAGGACACGCGCCGCTCCTGCCAAAGCAAAGGGAAGACCGAG GAGGAATGTCAGAACTACGTGCGAGTCCTGATTGTCACTGGCCGGAAAGTGTTCATGTGTGGGACCAATGCCTTTTCTCCAGTGTGCTCCAGCAGACAG GTGGGGAACCTCAGCCGGACAGTGGAGAAGATCAACGGTGTGGCCCGCTGCCCCTATGACCCGCGCCACAACTCCACGGCCGTCATCTCCTCCCAGGGGGAGCTCTATGCTGCCACGGTCATTGACTTCTCAGGTCGGGACCCCGCTATCTATCGCAGCCTGGGCAGCCGGCCACCACTTCGCACCGCCCAGTATAACTCCAAGTGGCTTAATG AGCCAAACTTTGTTGCAGCCTATGATATCGGGCTATTTGCATACTTCTTCCTGCGGGAGAACGCTGTGGAGCACGACTGTGGACGCACTGTATACTCTCGTGTGGCCCGCGTGTGCAAGAACGATGTGGGGGGCCGCTTCCTGCTGGAGGACACTTGGACCACGTTCATGAAGGCCCGGCTCAATTGCTCCCGCCCGGGCGAGGTCCCCTTCTACTACAACGAGCTGCAGAGTGCCTTCCACCTGCCCGAGCAGGACCTCATCTACGGGGTCTTCACCACCAACGT AAACAGCATCGCCGCGTCTGCTGTCTGCGCCTTCAATCTCACTGCCATCTCTCAGGCTTTCAGTGGCCCGTTTCGCTACCAGGAGAACCCCAGGGCCGCCTGGCTCCCCATCGCCAACCCCATCCCCAATTTCCAG TGCGGCACCCTGCCGGAGGTGGGCCCCAACGAGAACCTGACGGAGCGCAGCCTGCAGGACGCACAGCGCCTGTTCCTGATGAGCGAGGCCGTGCAGCCGGTGACACCCGAGCCTTGCGTCACCCAAGACAGCGTGCGCTTCTCACACCTCGTGGTGGACCTCGTGCAGGCCAAGGACACGCTCTACCACGTGCTCTACATCGGCACGG AGTCGGGCACCATCCTGAAGGCGCTGTCCACGACGAGCCGCAGCCTCCGCGGTTGCTACCTAGAGGAGCTGCACGTGCTGCCCCCTGGGCGCCGGGAGCCACTGCGCAGCCTGCGCATCGTGCACAGCGCCCGCGCGCTCTTCGTGGGGCTGAGCGATGGCGTGCTGCGAGTCCCGCTGGAGAGGTGCGCCGCCTACCGCAGTCAGGG GGCCTGCCTGGGGGCACGGGACCCGTACTGCGGCTGGGATGGAAAGCAGCAACGTTGCAGCACTCTCGAGGACAGCTCCAACATGAGCCTCTGGACCCAGAACATCACAGCATGTCCT GTGCGAAATGTGACTCGGGATGGGGGCTTCGGCCCATGGTCACCATGGCAACCATGTGAGCACTTGGATGGGGACAACTCAGGCTCTTGCTTGTGTCGGTCCCGAGCCTGTGACTCCCCTCGACCCCGCTGTGGGGGCCTCGACTGCCTGGGGCCAGCCATTCACATTGCCAACTGCTCCAG GAACGGGGCGTGGACACCCTGGTCGTCTTGGGCCCTGTGCAGCACCTCCTGTGGGATCGGATTCCAGGTCCGCCAGCGAAGCTGCAGCAACCCTGCGCCGCGCCACGGGGGCCGCATCTGCGTGGGCAAGAGCCGGGAGGAGCG GTTCTGTAACGAAAACACGCCTTGCCCGGTGCCCATCTTCTGGGCATCCTGGGGCTCCTGGAGCAAGTGCAGCAGCAACTGTGGGGGCGGCGTGCAGTCGCGCCGCCGGACCTGTGAGAACGGCAACTCCTGCCCGGGCTGCGGCGTG GAGTTCAAGACGTGCAACCCCGAGGCCTGCCCCGAAGTGCGGCGCAACACGCCGTGGACGCCGTGGCTGCCGGTGAACGTGACGCAGGGCGGGGCGCGGCAGGAGCAGCGCTTCCGCTTCACTTGCCGCGCGCCGCTGCCAGACCCCCACGGGCTGCAGTTTGGCCGGAGGAGGATGGAAACCCGAACCTGCCCGGCGGACGGCTCTGGAGCCTGCGACACTGATG CGCTGGTGGAGGAGCTCCTGCGCAGCGGGGGCGCCTCCCCGCTCACGGTGAGCGGGGGCTGGGCTGCTTGGGGCCCATGGTCCTCCTGCTCCCGGGACTGTGAGCTGGGTTTCCGCGTCCGCAAGAGAACATGCACGAACCCCGAGCCCCGCAACGGGGGCCTGCCCTGCGTGGGTGACGCCGCCGAGTATCAGGACTGCAACCCGCACGCTTGTCCAG TGCGGGGTGCCTGGTCTTGCTGGACCGCTTGGTCCCCATGCTCAGCCTCCTGCGGTGGCGGCCACTACCAACGCACCCGTTCCTGCACCAGCCCCGCGCCTTCCCCCGGCGAGGACATTTGTCTCGGGCTGCACACGGAGGAGGCGCTGTGTTCCACGCAGCCCTGCCCAG AAGGCTGGTCACCGTGGTCTGAGTGGAGTGCATGCGCTGAGGATGGAGTACAGAGCCGTGACAGACACTGTGAGGAGCTGGTCCCTGGGCCCAGCGCTTGTGCTGGAAACAGCAGCCAGAGCCGCCCCTGCCCTTACAGCGAGATTCCCG TGATCCTGCCTGCCTCCAGTGTGGATGAGACCACCAGCTGTGGAG GGTTCAGCCTCATCCACCTGGTGGCCACAGGTATCTCATGCTTCCTGGGCTCTGGGCTGCTGACCTTGGCGGTGTACCTGTCCTGCCAGCATTGCCAGCACCAGTCCCAGGAGTCCACGCTCGTCCATCCCGCCACCCCCAACCACCTGCACTACAAGGGTGGGGGCACCCCCAAGAATGAGAAGTACACACCCATGGAATTCAAG acCCTGAACAAGAATAACCTGATCCCTGATGACAGAGCCAACTTCTACCCGTTGCAGCAGACCAACGTGTACACGACCACCTACTACCCAAGCCCACTGAACAAACACAGCTTCCGGCCTGAGGCCTCACCTGGACAACGGTGCTTCCCCAACAGCTGA